The following coding sequences lie in one Danio rerio strain Tuebingen ecotype United States chromosome 3, GRCz12tu, whole genome shotgun sequence genomic window:
- the si:dkey-175d9.2 gene encoding uncharacterized protein si:dkey-175d9.2 isoform X1 has protein sequence MFREKERGTASRREHSRTRPPSLGDEPFLGSAEDTQCFTVEQRDIQTVSDCERLNVLVCGSDGSLKSSISELILQHTHRRSESVRTDVDLHGRLINVLELPALFNTGLSEEEVMRQTLRCVSRCHPGVHAFLLIIPDAPLNNEDRAEMEEIQKIFSSRINKHIMILIMQNSEHQTAELNEETQAVIQSFGGRHHYFNPKTQESTLMENIEKMLEENRGGFYSTETFLEVQMEKNTEYKEMKKKLHSLETHFLSQGSADREDELRIVLLGKTGVGKSSTGNTILGRDVFAAGTSQESVTEESQRETSKINGRRITVIDTPGLFDTELSKEEIKREISNCISMILPGPHVFIIVLSLGQRFTKEEAKSVKFIQETFGQNSLMFTVVLFTRGDFLKNQTIKEFLGKPGSVVRQLLETCGNRYHVINNNQPEERTQVSELLEKIDNMVKANGGSFYSCKMFREMEREKQEQQTRILIDRVRETEEKMKKLEKEKDRLKMMVEEERQNQEKERKVLGEQIQRLKSEIEGIIKKEEITERERQEQLEDLEKRLKKDQQNNFEILKLTLLQQMHEDELKRSQAKSVAIFAEIICQKLKEPIEQSVYKKTARDLADEIMKNCESLNRNRLKLEKHILKTLAEEEDFDKYMNYIHYPRGHYKSFIRDEVSRYIRDKFSISVLPKMKENIKLLQQKIMNAAHQSTEHVEVNSGDVGLWLKSFTQQLSDQLIFSEKDLSGVKHDDVDDFTLLEDVIRQELTAVMSDISSRFNTDTFPVKLDYKFRPDELLIDHFCQCCWVQCPFCGATCTNTRENHHGDHSVAFHRVRGINGRKYSSNLHSDICTDLVASGQNFNTPDGRFPWRYYRRAGGVYAQWSITPDLSDLPYWKWFVCRFQKDLEKEYKEIFEGRSKIQDEWRKYSKRDAIESLDKYV, from the exons ATGTTCCGGGAAAAAGAAAGAG GTACTGCAAGCAGGAGAGAACACAGTAGGACTAGACCACCTTCAT TGGGTGATGAACCATTCCTGGGTTCTGCTGAAGACACACAGTGTTTTACAGTGGAGCAACGGGACATACAGACAG TTTCAGACTGTGAGAGGCTGAATGTGTTGGTGTGTGGGAGCGACGGCTCACTGAAATCCTCCATCTCAGAGCTgatcctgcaacacacacacagaagatcaGAGAGTGTGAGGACAGACGTGGATCTTCATGGTCGTCTGATCAATGTGCTGGAGCTTCCAGCTCTGTTCAACACTGGGCTCTCAGAGGAGGAAGTGATGCGTCAGACTCTCCGCTGTGTGTCTCGCTGTCATCCTGGAGTTCATGCTTTCCTCCTCATTATTCCTGACGCTCCACTCAATAATGAAGACAGAGCAGAAATGGAGGAGATCCAGAAGATCTTCAGCTCCAGAATCAACAAACACATCATGATCCTCATCATGCAGAATTCAGAGCATCAGACAGCAGAACTCAATGAAGAAACACAGGCTGTCATTCAGAGTTTTGGAGGAAGACATCATTACTTTAATCCTAAAACACAAGAGTCCACATTGATGGAGAACATTGAGAAGATGCTGGAAGAAAACAGAGGAGGCTTTTACTCCACAGAGACATTCCTGGAGGTGCAGATGGAAAAAAATACAGAATATAAGGAGATGAAGAAGAAACTTCATTCGCTGGAGACACACTTTCTGTCACAAG GTTCAGCTGATAGAGAAGATGAACTGAGGATTGTTCTTCTGGGAAAAACTGGTGTTGGTAAAAGTTCAACAGGAAACACAATCTTAGGAAGAGACGTGTTTGCAGCAGGCACATCTCAAGAATCTGTTACTGAAGAGAGTCAGAGAGAAACATCTAAAATCAATGGCAGACGCATCACTGTGATCGACACTCCAGGACTGTTTGATACTGAACTCAGTAAAGAAGAGATCAAGAGAGAAATCAGCAACTGCATCTCCATGATTCTGCCTGGACCACATGTGTTCATCATCGTGCTCAGTTTAGGACAGAGATTCACTAAAGAAGAGGCGAAATCTGTAAAGTTTATCCAGGAGACGTTTGGTCAAAACTCTTTAATGTTCACTGTGGTGCTCTTCACCAGGGGAGACTTCCTGAAGAATCAGACCATTAAAGAGTTTCTAGGTAAACCAGGATCTGTGGTCAGACAACTGCTTGAAACTTGTGGAAACCGATACCATGTGATCAACAATAATCAGCCTGAAGAGCGAACACAAGTGTCTGAACTACTGGAGAAGATAGACAACATGGTGAAGGCAAACGGAGGAAGCTTCTACTCATGTAAGATGttcagagagatggagagagaaaaaCAAGAACAGCAGACGAGGATCCTGATCGACAGAGTGAGAGAAACAGAAGAAAAGATGAAAAAACTtgagaaagagaaagacagaCTAAAGATGATGGTGGAAGAGGAACGACAGAATCAAGAGAAAGAACGAAAGGTTTTAGGTGAACAAATTCAGAGACTTAAGAGTGAAATAGAAGGAATAATCAAAAAGGAAGAAataacagaaagagagagacaagAACAACTAGAGGATTTAGAGAAGAGACTGAAGAAAGATCAACAAAATAATTTTGAAATTTTAAAATTGACTCTCCTTCAACAAATGCATGAAGATGAACTGAAGAGAAGCCAAGCAAAGTCAGTGGCTATTTTTGCTGAGATCATCTGTCAGAAACTGAAGGAGCCCATTGAGCAGAGCGTCTACAAGAAAACTGCCAGAGATTTAGCAGATGAAATTATGAAAAACTGTGAATCACTGAATAGAAACAGATTAAAGCTGGAGAAACACATCCTGAAGACACTGGCAGAAGAGGAGGACTTTGACAAATACATGAACTACATTCATTATCCCAGAGGTCACTACAAGAGTTTCATCAGAGATGAAGTCAGTCGCTACATCAGAGATAAGTTCAGCATCAGTGTTTTACCCAAGATGAAGGAGAACATTAAACTCCTGCAGCAGAAGATCATGAACGCAGCACATCAATCTACTGAACATGTTGAAGTCAACAGTGGAGATGTTGGTTTGTGGTTGAAGAGTTTCACACAGCAGCTCTCAGATCAGCTGATCTTCTCTGAAAAAGACCTCAGTGGAGTCAAacatgatgatgttgatgatttcACACTCCTAGAAGATGTGATCAGACAAGAGCTTACAGCTGTAATGTCAGACATCAGCAGCAGATTCAACACAGACACATTTCCAGTAAAGCTGGACTATAAGTTCAGGCCAGATGAGCTTCTGATTGATCACTTCTGTCAGTGCTGTTGGGTTCAGTGTCCATTCTGTGGAGCAACCTGCACAAACACCAGAGAAAACCATCATGGAGATCACAGTGTTGCTTTCCACAGAGTGAGAGGAATTAATGGAAGAAAGTACTCTTCAAATCTCCATTCTGATATTTGTACAGATTTAGTGGCAAGTGGTCAGAATTTTAACACACCAGATGGAAGGTTCCCCTGGAGATATTACAGAAGAGCAGGAGGAGTTTATGCACAGTGGAGCATCACTCCTGATCTCTCTGATCTGCCCTACTGGAAGTGGTTTGTCTGTAGATTCCAGAAAGATCTGGAAAAAGAGTACAAGGAAATATTTGAAGGGAGAAGTAAGATCCAAGATGAGTGGAGAAAATACTCAAAACGAGATGCTATTGAGAGTTTGGATAAATATGTGTAA
- the si:dkey-175d9.2 gene encoding uncharacterized protein si:dkey-175d9.2 isoform X2: MRQTLRCVSRCHPGVHAFLLIIPDAPLNNEDRAEMEEIQKIFSSRINKHIMILIMQNSEHQTAELNEETQAVIQSFGGRHHYFNPKTQESTLMENIEKMLEENRGGFYSTETFLEVQMEKNTEYKEMKKKLHSLETHFLSQGSADREDELRIVLLGKTGVGKSSTGNTILGRDVFAAGTSQESVTEESQRETSKINGRRITVIDTPGLFDTELSKEEIKREISNCISMILPGPHVFIIVLSLGQRFTKEEAKSVKFIQETFGQNSLMFTVVLFTRGDFLKNQTIKEFLGKPGSVVRQLLETCGNRYHVINNNQPEERTQVSELLEKIDNMVKANGGSFYSCKMFREMEREKQEQQTRILIDRVRETEEKMKKLEKEKDRLKMMVEEERQNQEKERKVLGEQIQRLKSEIEGIIKKEEITERERQEQLEDLEKRLKKDQQNNFEILKLTLLQQMHEDELKRSQAKSVAIFAEIICQKLKEPIEQSVYKKTARDLADEIMKNCESLNRNRLKLEKHILKTLAEEEDFDKYMNYIHYPRGHYKSFIRDEVSRYIRDKFSISVLPKMKENIKLLQQKIMNAAHQSTEHVEVNSGDVGLWLKSFTQQLSDQLIFSEKDLSGVKHDDVDDFTLLEDVIRQELTAVMSDISSRFNTDTFPVKLDYKFRPDELLIDHFCQCCWVQCPFCGATCTNTRENHHGDHSVAFHRVRGINGRKYSSNLHSDICTDLVASGQNFNTPDGRFPWRYYRRAGGVYAQWSITPDLSDLPYWKWFVCRFQKDLEKEYKEIFEGRSKIQDEWRKYSKRDAIESLDKYV, from the exons ATGCGTCAGACTCTCCGCTGTGTGTCTCGCTGTCATCCTGGAGTTCATGCTTTCCTCCTCATTATTCCTGACGCTCCACTCAATAATGAAGACAGAGCAGAAATGGAGGAGATCCAGAAGATCTTCAGCTCCAGAATCAACAAACACATCATGATCCTCATCATGCAGAATTCAGAGCATCAGACAGCAGAACTCAATGAAGAAACACAGGCTGTCATTCAGAGTTTTGGAGGAAGACATCATTACTTTAATCCTAAAACACAAGAGTCCACATTGATGGAGAACATTGAGAAGATGCTGGAAGAAAACAGAGGAGGCTTTTACTCCACAGAGACATTCCTGGAGGTGCAGATGGAAAAAAATACAGAATATAAGGAGATGAAGAAGAAACTTCATTCGCTGGAGACACACTTTCTGTCACAAG GTTCAGCTGATAGAGAAGATGAACTGAGGATTGTTCTTCTGGGAAAAACTGGTGTTGGTAAAAGTTCAACAGGAAACACAATCTTAGGAAGAGACGTGTTTGCAGCAGGCACATCTCAAGAATCTGTTACTGAAGAGAGTCAGAGAGAAACATCTAAAATCAATGGCAGACGCATCACTGTGATCGACACTCCAGGACTGTTTGATACTGAACTCAGTAAAGAAGAGATCAAGAGAGAAATCAGCAACTGCATCTCCATGATTCTGCCTGGACCACATGTGTTCATCATCGTGCTCAGTTTAGGACAGAGATTCACTAAAGAAGAGGCGAAATCTGTAAAGTTTATCCAGGAGACGTTTGGTCAAAACTCTTTAATGTTCACTGTGGTGCTCTTCACCAGGGGAGACTTCCTGAAGAATCAGACCATTAAAGAGTTTCTAGGTAAACCAGGATCTGTGGTCAGACAACTGCTTGAAACTTGTGGAAACCGATACCATGTGATCAACAATAATCAGCCTGAAGAGCGAACACAAGTGTCTGAACTACTGGAGAAGATAGACAACATGGTGAAGGCAAACGGAGGAAGCTTCTACTCATGTAAGATGttcagagagatggagagagaaaaaCAAGAACAGCAGACGAGGATCCTGATCGACAGAGTGAGAGAAACAGAAGAAAAGATGAAAAAACTtgagaaagagaaagacagaCTAAAGATGATGGTGGAAGAGGAACGACAGAATCAAGAGAAAGAACGAAAGGTTTTAGGTGAACAAATTCAGAGACTTAAGAGTGAAATAGAAGGAATAATCAAAAAGGAAGAAataacagaaagagagagacaagAACAACTAGAGGATTTAGAGAAGAGACTGAAGAAAGATCAACAAAATAATTTTGAAATTTTAAAATTGACTCTCCTTCAACAAATGCATGAAGATGAACTGAAGAGAAGCCAAGCAAAGTCAGTGGCTATTTTTGCTGAGATCATCTGTCAGAAACTGAAGGAGCCCATTGAGCAGAGCGTCTACAAGAAAACTGCCAGAGATTTAGCAGATGAAATTATGAAAAACTGTGAATCACTGAATAGAAACAGATTAAAGCTGGAGAAACACATCCTGAAGACACTGGCAGAAGAGGAGGACTTTGACAAATACATGAACTACATTCATTATCCCAGAGGTCACTACAAGAGTTTCATCAGAGATGAAGTCAGTCGCTACATCAGAGATAAGTTCAGCATCAGTGTTTTACCCAAGATGAAGGAGAACATTAAACTCCTGCAGCAGAAGATCATGAACGCAGCACATCAATCTACTGAACATGTTGAAGTCAACAGTGGAGATGTTGGTTTGTGGTTGAAGAGTTTCACACAGCAGCTCTCAGATCAGCTGATCTTCTCTGAAAAAGACCTCAGTGGAGTCAAacatgatgatgttgatgatttcACACTCCTAGAAGATGTGATCAGACAAGAGCTTACAGCTGTAATGTCAGACATCAGCAGCAGATTCAACACAGACACATTTCCAGTAAAGCTGGACTATAAGTTCAGGCCAGATGAGCTTCTGATTGATCACTTCTGTCAGTGCTGTTGGGTTCAGTGTCCATTCTGTGGAGCAACCTGCACAAACACCAGAGAAAACCATCATGGAGATCACAGTGTTGCTTTCCACAGAGTGAGAGGAATTAATGGAAGAAAGTACTCTTCAAATCTCCATTCTGATATTTGTACAGATTTAGTGGCAAGTGGTCAGAATTTTAACACACCAGATGGAAGGTTCCCCTGGAGATATTACAGAAGAGCAGGAGGAGTTTATGCACAGTGGAGCATCACTCCTGATCTCTCTGATCTGCCCTACTGGAAGTGGTTTGTCTGTAGATTCCAGAAAGATCTGGAAAAAGAGTACAAGGAAATATTTGAAGGGAGAAGTAAGATCCAAGATGAGTGGAGAAAATACTCAAAACGAGATGCTATTGAGAGTTTGGATAAATATGTGTAA